The window TAAAAACAATTGGACGAATTCTAAAAAAAGATTACGGTGAGATTTATATACAAGAGCAAAATATGGACGAATTGTCATCGAAACAAATCGCAAAAGAGTTGGCTATTCTTTCTCAATCTCCTACTGCCCCCGCTCAGTTAAAGGTAGAGGAGCTTATTTCATATGGCAGATACCCACATAGAAAAAATGTAAATCGACTAACAAAGAATGATTCGGAAATAATTGAATGGGCAATGGAAGTAACCCATACAATCGAATTTAGAAATCGGGAATTAGCTCAACTTTCAGGTGGACAAAGACAACGAGTGTGGCTTGCAATGGCTCTTGCACAAGAGACCAATATTTTACTATTGGATGAACCAACGACTTATTTAGATATGGCTCATCAATTGGAAGTGTTGAATATTGTAAAAGAACTCAATGAAAAGCATGGGTGTACAATTGTCATGGTACTGCATGACATTAATCATGCTGCCCGCTATTCACATGAACTCATTGCTATGCGGGAAGGAACAATTATGAATTGTGGTTCCCCTCAAAAAATTATTACAACAGAAGTGCTACAAGAAGTGTTTCAAATTCATGCAAAGATTTTACATGATGAGGAAACAAATTCTCCGATATGCTTTAGTTACGATGTCATAAAACAAAAGGCACTATCCTTGCAGGAGGCATAAATGGGAAATTTTAAAATAGAATCAAAGAATACTAATTATCAATATGAGGTATCGGTATTTGTTCCTAATAGCGAACAACCAGAAGAAGGATTTCCGGTTATCTATGTACTGGATGGTCGCAGCTATTTTGATTATGCGAAGCAAACCGTTCAAATTCAATCTCGAAACTCACCAAAAACAAGAGTAAACACTGCAATTGTGGTAGGAATCTGCCATCAGGAAAACGATGAGAGAAAGAGAAGGTTTTTTGACTTCACAGCACCAGCAAAAACCTACCACTTCCCAGAGCATACAAGAGGGAAATTGAATGATATTAAAGACATGGGTGGTGCAGAAAATTTTAGCCGGTTTATTGAAGAAGAGTTGAAGCCTGAAATCGATTCCCGTTATCCAATCGATAAAAACAAACAAACATTGTATGGGCATTCCTTATCTGGTTACTTTGTACTCTGGAGTTATTTAACAAAAAGATCATGCTTTCAATCCTATCTGGCAATAAGCCCTTCACTTTGGTGGAACAA is drawn from Lysinibacillus sp. SGAir0095 and contains these coding sequences:
- a CDS encoding ABC transporter ATP-binding protein — its product is MKAAFRIESLSSGYENNLILNGLNLSIPEGKVTTIIGPNGCGKSTLLKTIGRILKKDYGEIYIQEQNMDELSSKQIAKELAILSQSPTAPAQLKVEELISYGRYPHRKNVNRLTKNDSEIIEWAMEVTHTIEFRNRELAQLSGGQRQRVWLAMALAQETNILLLDEPTTYLDMAHQLEVLNIVKELNEKHGCTIVMVLHDINHAARYSHELIAMREGTIMNCGSPQKIITTEVLQEVFQIHAKILHDEETNSPICFSYDVIKQKALSLQEA
- a CDS encoding alpha/beta hydrolase, with the translated sequence MGNFKIESKNTNYQYEVSVFVPNSEQPEEGFPVIYVLDGRSYFDYAKQTVQIQSRNSPKTRVNTAIVVGICHQENDERKRRFFDFTAPAKTYHFPEHTRGKLNDIKDMGGAENFSRFIEEELKPEIDSRYPIDKNKQTLYGHSLSGYFVLWSYLTKRSCFQSYLAISPSLWWNNQELFHFVKNAEFKEQRSVFVIVGEQEGFMVKDAIRFYDHLPTGEAKQLYIAPEENHASVVPTTMSRAFRFLS